Proteins co-encoded in one Thermomicrobiales bacterium genomic window:
- a CDS encoding Vms1/Ankzf1 family peptidyl-tRNA hydrolase has translation MTATMSRHALASVDAGDDMVLSAQLDLSGDRQIERSYRVAFDDMARRYRAALARAAWPAFDREVDRVREYLAALMPAGAGLVIHSCEPLGLWHVVAVPTPIPNEIALGRFARVRSLLDFVDEHEPSAVALVDSEEARVFLLERGQVVDSWDLLSLVPGRHKQGGWSQANYQRHHDNVVDVHLRTVCDQLVELGQRQPYRRLIIGGPVEPVSRLQELLPRTLRERLAGTFEAEMFASNSETLDRASAVLKAAERESEERVVAQLREGAHDGGAAVLGFTPTLAAVAARQARTLVVASATSQQGASCPSCGGLFVGALSICPACGNVVETVGDVVDEAMRRTIVSGGDVEVTHGVAAAELLAIGAGIGALLRYAAG, from the coding sequence ATGACAGCGACGATGTCGCGGCATGCGCTTGCTTCGGTCGATGCTGGCGATGACATGGTTCTCTCGGCGCAGCTCGACCTCTCTGGAGATCGGCAGATCGAACGCTCCTACCGCGTCGCCTTCGACGACATGGCTCGGCGATATCGCGCTGCGCTGGCCCGGGCAGCATGGCCCGCATTCGATCGCGAAGTCGATCGCGTTCGCGAGTATCTGGCGGCACTGATGCCGGCCGGCGCCGGGCTGGTCATCCACTCGTGCGAACCGTTGGGATTGTGGCATGTCGTCGCGGTTCCAACGCCCATCCCCAACGAGATTGCGCTCGGCAGGTTCGCTCGCGTTCGTTCGCTCCTGGATTTCGTTGACGAGCACGAGCCGAGCGCGGTCGCGCTCGTCGACAGCGAGGAGGCGCGCGTCTTCCTTCTCGAACGCGGGCAGGTGGTCGACTCCTGGGATCTCCTCAGCCTTGTCCCTGGCCGGCATAAGCAGGGCGGCTGGTCGCAGGCGAACTACCAGCGGCATCACGACAACGTCGTTGATGTCCATCTGCGGACGGTGTGCGACCAGCTCGTCGAGCTGGGCCAACGCCAGCCGTACCGACGACTGATCATCGGAGGGCCGGTCGAGCCGGTCTCCCGATTGCAGGAGCTTCTCCCACGAACGCTGCGGGAGCGTCTGGCCGGCACATTCGAGGCCGAGATGTTTGCGTCCAATTCGGAGACACTGGATCGCGCATCCGCGGTTCTTAAGGCAGCGGAGCGCGAATCCGAAGAGCGTGTCGTCGCGCAGCTTCGCGAGGGTGCCCACGACGGAGGGGCAGCCGTGCTCGGCTTCACCCCGACACTCGCAGCGGTTGCGGCGCGGCAGGCGCGGACTCTCGTTGTCGCCAGCGCCACCAGTCAGCAGGGGGCGTCCTGTCCATCGTGCGGGGGACTATTCGTCGGGGCGCTGTCCATCTGCCCGGCGTGTGGGAATGTGGTCGAGACGGTCGGCGATGTCGTCGACGAGGCAATGCGCCGCACGATCGTGTCCGGTGGCGATGTTGAGGTCACTCACGGAGTGGCAGCCGCCGAGCTGCTGGCCATCGGGGCTGGAATCGGCGCGCTGTTGCGCTATGCGGCCGGCTGA
- a CDS encoding TraR/DksA family transcriptional regulator, whose translation MDEEGIMRHHPPRQPIAIDAARIQLEEQRREILGRIAEVGADLLGATSSQAIEGTVANHPADAAGELLTAETDVSEIRYLRAELVGIDDALRRIHDGSYGYCVECGMPLDPGRLEALPQAARCVACQRRHDYEAR comes from the coding sequence TTGGACGAGGAAGGTATTATGCGCCACCACCCACCACGCCAACCCATCGCGATTGATGCGGCGCGGATTCAGCTCGAGGAGCAGCGCCGGGAGATTCTGGGGCGGATTGCCGAGGTTGGCGCCGACCTCCTCGGAGCGACCTCAAGCCAGGCCATCGAGGGAACCGTCGCCAATCACCCGGCCGATGCGGCCGGCGAGTTGCTGACCGCCGAGACTGACGTCTCCGAGATCCGCTACCTCCGCGCCGAGCTTGTCGGGATTGACGACGCGCTCCGCCGCATTCACGATGGGTCGTACGGGTACTGCGTTGAGTGCGGGATGCCGCTCGATCCCGGACGGTTGGAGGCCCTGCCCCAGGCGGCGCGGTGCGTCGCCTGCCAGCGGCGGCACGATTACGAGGCTCGCTAG
- a CDS encoding PHP domain-containing protein, with protein MPPRITLRPTDSIDLHMHTWASDGGWDPPALAQHLADRGFRVIAVADHDTMYSVPAMQREAVERGMILIPAVEVTTRWNGRQVHVLIYGIDLDSSRAAAFRDLMALQREQLRATAQRAADLIEHHGRRIPALAEMSRGLSLTPHHVFTAMIRAGHGHNLYQAHNIVRSLGEPVVVDVPIGDTIAAAHEAGAIAIVAHPGRDEGNGILTAELLDQLRQEAPVDGVEAHYRSYKDADVQRYRDWADERRLLVSTGSDSHRPAFPVDPIAFEARWSAALLERLGIEVEPWDGPAWEPATAPEPVAATAG; from the coding sequence ATGCCCCCACGAATCACTCTCCGCCCGACCGACTCGATCGACCTTCACATGCATACCTGGGCGTCGGACGGTGGTTGGGACCCACCGGCACTGGCGCAGCATCTCGCGGACCGCGGCTTCCGGGTGATCGCCGTTGCCGACCACGACACGATGTACTCGGTTCCGGCAATGCAGCGCGAGGCTGTCGAGCGGGGGATGATCCTGATCCCGGCGGTCGAGGTGACGACACGCTGGAACGGCCGGCAGGTGCACGTGCTGATCTACGGCATCGACCTGGACTCGAGCCGCGCGGCAGCCTTTCGCGATCTGATGGCGCTCCAGCGCGAGCAATTGCGCGCGACCGCCCAGCGAGCGGCCGATCTGATCGAGCACCACGGACGACGCATACCAGCGCTGGCCGAGATGAGCCGCGGACTATCGTTGACGCCACATCACGTCTTCACAGCGATGATCCGCGCCGGACACGGTCACAACCTGTACCAGGCACACAACATCGTCCGCTCGCTCGGCGAGCCAGTCGTCGTGGACGTGCCAATCGGGGACACAATCGCCGCCGCTCACGAGGCCGGCGCGATTGCGATTGTCGCCCACCCGGGGCGCGACGAGGGCAACGGTATCCTGACGGCCGAATTGCTCGACCAGCTGCGGCAGGAAGCGCCGGTGGACGGGGTCGAAGCGCACTATCGCTCATACAAGGACGCGGATGTCCAGCGCTACCGCGACTGGGCAGATGAACGGCGCTTGCTGGTCAGCACCGGATCCGATTCTCACCGGCCGGCCTTCCCTGTCGACCCGATCGCCTTCGAGGCGCGATGGAGCGCGGCGTTGCTGGAACGGCTGGGGATCGAGGTGGAACCGTGGGACGGGCCGGCGTGGGAGCCCGCGACAGCGCCGGAGCCGGTCGCCGCGACAGCGGGGTAG
- a CDS encoding GNAT family N-acetyltransferase: MVTDRAPSVELRAVTRETLRQCIRLQVASTQAGFVASNVFSLAEAAVTPDTWPLAVYAGDEMVGFVMYSRDPETGRYWIMRLMVGAGQQGRGFGRATVVAAVELIRERHGCREIILGVTEGNKVAERLYESVGFHRTGEIDAGEAIMRLDLEQATTERQD; this comes from the coding sequence ATGGTGACGGATCGAGCGCCGAGCGTTGAGTTGCGCGCGGTGACCCGCGAGACCCTCCGCCAGTGCATCCGGCTGCAGGTTGCATCGACGCAGGCAGGTTTCGTTGCTTCGAACGTCTTCTCGCTCGCCGAGGCGGCGGTTACCCCAGACACCTGGCCGTTGGCCGTCTACGCCGGAGATGAGATGGTCGGGTTTGTCATGTACAGCCGAGATCCGGAGACGGGTAGATACTGGATCATGCGGCTGATGGTTGGCGCCGGGCAGCAGGGTCGTGGATTTGGTCGGGCCACGGTGGTGGCAGCGGTCGAACTGATCCGCGAGCGGCACGGCTGCCGCGAGATCATTCTCGGCGTCACCGAAGGCAACAAGGTTGCGGAGCGTCTGTACGAGAGTGTCGGGTTTCATCGGACCGGAGAGATCGACGCTGGGGAGGCGATCATGCGCCTTGACCTCGAGCAAGCAACAACGGAGAGGCAGGATTGA
- a CDS encoding Nif3-like dinuclear metal center hexameric protein — MARRDDLIRWSDERLRASAFSDVAVNGLQVAGRREISRLAVAVSASQFTLLQAVDWGADAILVHHGLLWGSRNGPIDGPFAERLRLLLANDISLIAYHLPLDGHPEIGNCALLAHAAGYEPAGRFAVVGSEPLGVVGTRTDPQSVGQLLETMARVTEREPLAVGAVGNPSVLARVGFLTGSGYSALDEAVAAGCAALVTGDIRETTMAEARELGIVVVAAGHEATERLGVQALAGELADNFAIEARFIADPNPI, encoded by the coding sequence ATGGCCCGACGGGATGACCTGATCCGCTGGAGTGATGAGCGCCTGCGCGCATCGGCGTTCTCTGACGTCGCCGTCAACGGACTGCAAGTGGCTGGCCGCCGGGAGATCTCCCGGTTGGCTGTCGCCGTCAGCGCCTCGCAATTCACCCTTCTTCAGGCAGTCGACTGGGGCGCCGACGCGATCCTCGTTCATCATGGGCTGCTGTGGGGAAGCCGGAACGGACCGATCGACGGACCCTTCGCCGAGCGGCTACGGCTGCTGCTGGCCAACGATATCAGCCTGATCGCCTACCACCTTCCACTGGACGGCCACCCGGAGATCGGAAATTGCGCCCTGCTTGCGCACGCCGCTGGCTATGAGCCGGCCGGTCGCTTCGCGGTGGTCGGCAGTGAGCCACTCGGTGTTGTCGGAACGCGAACCGATCCGCAATCAGTCGGCCAGTTGCTGGAAACGATGGCGCGTGTCACCGAGCGGGAGCCGCTGGCGGTCGGCGCGGTCGGGAATCCGTCGGTGCTGGCTCGGGTTGGCTTCCTGACCGGTTCGGGCTACTCGGCGCTGGACGAAGCCGTCGCGGCTGGTTGCGCGGCGCTGGTCACCGGCGACATCCGCGAGACCACGATGGCCGAGGCGCGCGAGTTGGGAATTGTCGTTGTCGCGGCCGGCCACGAGGCGACCGAACGGCTCGGCGTTCAGGCGCTGGCCGGCGAGCTCGCCGATAATTTCGCGATCGAGGCACGCTTCATCGCCGACCCGAACCCGATCTAG
- a CDS encoding response regulator — protein MQRILLIEDDPAIQSLLLELLADEGYDVQAAGDGEAGVLAARMDHPDLILMDLMLPVLDGMAATRQLKGDPATQMIPIIAISAGPNLGIHAIDLPADGLVAKPFDLDMLLAAIVSQLHADPMRGGPRPVAD, from the coding sequence GTGCAACGTATCCTGTTGATCGAGGATGACCCGGCTATCCAGAGCTTGCTCCTGGAGCTGCTCGCGGATGAGGGCTACGACGTCCAGGCTGCCGGGGATGGTGAAGCAGGTGTCCTGGCGGCGAGGATGGATCACCCCGATCTTATCCTGATGGATCTCATGCTTCCCGTGCTCGATGGCATGGCCGCGACGCGCCAGCTCAAGGGTGATCCGGCAACGCAGATGATCCCGATTATTGCGATCTCCGCCGGCCCGAATCTTGGCATCCACGCCATTGATCTCCCAGCCGATGGCCTCGTCGCAAAGCCCTTCGACCTCGACATGCTCCTTGCCGCGATCGTGTCACAGCTCCACGCCGACCCGATGCGCGGTGGCCCACGGCCAGTCGCCGACTAG
- a CDS encoding ribonuclease Z, giving the protein MLGTGGMMPLPGRPLSACLIRVNGETILWDCGEGTQVNWRASGWAFRSTSTILLSHLHADHVAGLPGILFQIAHAGRTEPVTIYGPPRTHDVVSHLFSIVGRLPFELGVGELSGGEEIELAGGLRATTLHVHHRSHCLAWRIDLPRARRFDPQRARELDVPIDQWKRLQGGEPVGGIMPSQVLGPPRRGLRVSLVTDTSVFDDLAGFVAGSDLLVCEAMYARDEDAERAQERGHMTARQAGRLAHDGAVHRLWLTHFSPAVENVADVEIAARAEYPGATVGTPGLTLTLRYID; this is encoded by the coding sequence CTGCTGGGGACCGGTGGAATGATGCCCCTGCCGGGGCGGCCCTTGTCAGCGTGTCTGATTCGCGTCAACGGCGAGACGATTCTCTGGGATTGCGGCGAGGGAACGCAGGTGAACTGGCGTGCCAGCGGCTGGGCGTTCCGGTCGACAAGCACAATCCTGCTGAGCCATCTTCACGCCGACCATGTCGCCGGACTCCCCGGCATCCTCTTCCAGATCGCCCACGCCGGCCGGACCGAGCCCGTCACAATCTACGGCCCCCCGAGAACGCATGATGTCGTCAGTCATCTGTTCAGCATCGTCGGACGACTGCCATTCGAGCTCGGCGTCGGCGAGCTGTCGGGCGGCGAGGAGATCGAGCTGGCCGGCGGGCTGCGCGCCACGACGCTTCACGTCCACCATCGTTCACACTGTCTGGCCTGGCGGATCGATCTCCCTCGCGCGCGGCGTTTCGACCCGCAGCGAGCGCGAGAGCTCGACGTGCCGATAGACCAGTGGAAGCGTCTTCAGGGTGGCGAGCCGGTGGGCGGGATCATGCCGTCGCAGGTTCTCGGCCCACCACGGCGTGGGCTGCGTGTCTCGCTGGTGACGGACACATCGGTGTTCGACGATCTGGCTGGTTTCGTTGCCGGCAGCGATCTACTGGTCTGCGAGGCGATGTACGCGCGTGACGAGGATGCCGAACGAGCTCAGGAGCGCGGCCACATGACCGCGCGCCAGGCCGGCCGGCTGGCGCATGACGGGGCGGTCCATCGGCTCTGGCTGACGCACTTCAGCCCGGCGGTTGAGAATGTGGCCGATGTTGAGATCGCAGCCCGGGCCGAATACCCCGGCGCCACCGTCGGCACGCCGGGGCTGACGCTGACGCTGCGCTACATCGACTGA
- a CDS encoding GNAT family protein — MDDTASEVILTIRGSLVGLGPIRRDLSETYQRWLNDLRVTRTLALPPAPMTLAAETAWVDATSVGSDPHFTVYDLATMRPVGTTGLNGVNHFDGAAEFGIMIGDPDAWGRGFGTETTAMMISYAFDALGLHHLRLDVYAHNERGIRAYERAGFQRVGLLRQAKRIGRERVDVLVMDVLASEIGPGPLHEVVRPAPQTR, encoded by the coding sequence GTGGACGACACCGCCTCCGAGGTTATCCTGACCATTCGTGGCTCGCTGGTCGGGCTCGGGCCGATCCGGCGCGATCTGTCTGAAACGTATCAGCGTTGGCTCAATGATCTGCGCGTCACCCGCACGCTTGCCCTCCCGCCGGCCCCGATGACACTCGCCGCCGAGACCGCGTGGGTTGATGCGACCAGCGTCGGCAGCGACCCCCACTTCACCGTCTACGATCTCGCAACAATGCGTCCGGTTGGCACGACCGGGCTGAACGGCGTCAATCACTTCGATGGCGCCGCCGAGTTCGGGATCATGATCGGCGATCCGGATGCGTGGGGTCGCGGCTTTGGCACGGAGACGACGGCGATGATGATCTCGTACGCATTCGATGCGCTCGGTCTCCATCACCTGCGGCTGGATGTCTACGCGCACAACGAGCGGGGCATCCGCGCGTACGAGCGCGCTGGTTTCCAACGGGTCGGCCTGCTTCGCCAGGCCAAACGCATTGGCCGGGAGCGGGTGGACGTGCTGGTCATGGATGTGCTCGCCAGTGAGATCGGCCCCGGCCCACTCCACGAGGTCGTTCGCCCCGCGCCGCAGACGAGGTGA
- a CDS encoding universal stress protein, whose translation MKRILIPLDGSTLAEAALPFGASIARATGATIEVVHIIEAPALIDLPTSQLIPDPTRVHAYLHDTAERVIPGVAVESWVRAGDAVDELISHAAEQPESMIVMATRGRGGLGRLVLGSVADKVVRLSTTPVGLVRPVEGEAVGAADIRSIAVALDGSETAEQGLAIAVDFAKTAGAALHLIEVVEPVWASPYIAASPDMLAVNVNQLTELQMLAEDDARTYLGATAERLRAETPGMSVDWAMRVGRAAEEIDRVAVEANADLIVVTSHGRSGIRRFVLGSVTTGLTQIASRPLIIVPATTAQDADE comes from the coding sequence ATGAAACGAATTCTGATCCCTCTCGATGGTTCGACACTGGCCGAGGCAGCCCTCCCCTTTGGCGCGTCGATTGCTCGAGCGACCGGCGCGACGATTGAGGTCGTCCATATTATCGAAGCGCCCGCGCTGATCGACCTGCCAACGTCGCAGCTGATCCCGGACCCGACCCGCGTCCACGCGTACCTGCACGACACCGCCGAGCGCGTCATTCCAGGTGTGGCGGTGGAGAGCTGGGTGCGAGCCGGAGATGCGGTGGACGAGCTGATCAGCCATGCCGCCGAACAGCCTGAGTCCATGATCGTCATGGCGACACGTGGGCGCGGCGGGCTTGGCCGGTTGGTTCTCGGCAGCGTTGCCGACAAGGTCGTGCGACTCTCGACGACGCCGGTCGGGCTCGTCCGCCCGGTGGAAGGCGAAGCTGTGGGCGCTGCCGACATCCGCTCGATTGCGGTCGCGCTCGATGGATCGGAGACAGCCGAGCAAGGGTTGGCGATCGCTGTCGATTTTGCGAAGACGGCCGGCGCGGCACTCCACCTGATCGAGGTGGTCGAACCGGTCTGGGCATCCCCCTACATCGCCGCTAGCCCGGATATGCTCGCGGTAAACGTGAACCAGCTCACCGAGCTCCAGATGCTTGCTGAGGACGATGCTCGAACGTATCTCGGGGCGACAGCCGAACGACTTCGCGCCGAAACACCTGGCATGTCGGTGGACTGGGCAATGCGCGTCGGCAGGGCAGCCGAAGAGATCGACCGAGTCGCGGTCGAGGCAAACGCGGATCTGATTGTGGTCACAAGTCACGGGCGGAGCGGGATCCGCAGGTTTGTGCTCGGAAGCGTCACGACCGGGCTCACCCAGATCGCGTCCAGACCGCTCATCATCGTGCCTGCAACCACCGCGCAAGATGCGGATGAATAG
- a CDS encoding nitroreductase family deazaflavin-dependent oxidoreductase — protein MANSEPRMKREPAGRIQRLLLRGPALTYYGPLAELFRWRCIMRMTTTGRKTGQPRTIGVSFMPDGDRFIIFSGWGVNSSWYRNIRANPRVTIKVGRHTMNAEGRLIADPAERAALMRRMRDRSGSCGPPKALRPLLRGSRLFDYDAEIRMAIEQGGDLPVLEIVPDDKTAR, from the coding sequence ATGGCCAACAGCGAACCCCGAATGAAGCGCGAACCAGCCGGGCGGATTCAGCGTCTCCTCCTGCGCGGTCCGGCGCTGACGTACTACGGGCCACTGGCCGAGCTGTTCCGCTGGCGCTGCATCATGCGAATGACGACGACCGGACGAAAGACAGGCCAGCCCCGAACAATCGGCGTCAGCTTCATGCCCGACGGCGATCGGTTCATCATCTTCTCTGGTTGGGGTGTCAACTCGAGCTGGTATCGGAACATCCGCGCCAATCCGCGCGTCACGATCAAGGTTGGCCGCCACACGATGAACGCGGAAGGGCGTCTCATCGCGGACCCCGCCGAGCGCGCGGCGCTGATGCGCCGGATGCGGGATCGCTCTGGCTCGTGCGGTCCGCCGAAGGCGCTACGACCGCTGCTGAGGGGATCGCGTCTGTTCGACTATGACGCCGAGATCAGGATGGCAATCGAGCAGGGCGGAGATCTCCCCGTGCTCGAAATCGTGCCGGACGACAAGACTGCGCGCTAG
- a CDS encoding phosphomannomutase/phosphoglucomutase — translation MDQTTSDLFKAYDIRGVVPAELTPEIAYRIGRALVTYLGVDHVCVGRDMRVSGPMLAAALINGIRDQGADVTDIGLISTDGLYFAVGKYGFPAGVMVTASHNPAEYNGFKLCREEARPLSMDQGIGEIRDLVLAGEFGDPGRHGDLNERDVTEAFVAHALSMIDVSAVRPMRIAIDAGNGMAGKVLPLVFEHLPGELTPLFFELDGAFPNHEANPIEPENTRDLRAAVVAHGLDMGIAFDGDADRMFLIDDRGEFVGGDMVTAIVAQRMLRKYPGSAIVYNLICSRTVPELIEREGGRPIRSRVGHSFIKALMRGEDAVFGGEHSGHFYFRDNWYADSGLIAFLTVLELLSNEGMSVSEYLAPIDTRFRSGEINSEVADVAGTIERVRAAFSDAEMDELDGLTVSYPTWWFNLRASNTQPLLRLNVEADTRRQLDDRAADVLAIIRGQA, via the coding sequence ATGGACCAGACCACGTCAGACCTGTTCAAGGCCTACGATATTCGTGGGGTTGTGCCAGCGGAGCTGACGCCGGAGATCGCCTACCGGATCGGCCGCGCGCTCGTGACCTACCTCGGTGTGGACCATGTCTGTGTCGGGCGCGACATGCGCGTCTCCGGCCCGATGCTTGCCGCGGCGTTGATCAACGGCATTCGCGACCAGGGCGCCGATGTGACGGACATCGGTCTCATCTCGACCGATGGCCTCTATTTCGCCGTCGGCAAGTACGGCTTCCCGGCCGGCGTGATGGTTACTGCATCCCATAACCCCGCCGAATACAACGGATTCAAGCTCTGCCGCGAGGAAGCGCGCCCGCTCTCGATGGATCAGGGCATTGGCGAGATTCGCGACCTCGTCCTGGCCGGCGAGTTTGGCGATCCCGGTCGCCATGGCGACCTGAATGAGCGTGACGTTACCGAGGCGTTTGTCGCGCACGCATTGTCGATGATCGATGTCTCCGCCGTCCGGCCGATGCGGATTGCCATCGACGCCGGCAATGGCATGGCCGGCAAGGTGCTGCCGCTCGTTTTCGAACACCTGCCCGGCGAGCTCACCCCGCTCTTCTTCGAGCTGGACGGCGCCTTCCCGAATCATGAGGCCAACCCGATCGAGCCGGAGAATACCCGCGATCTGCGCGCCGCCGTCGTCGCGCACGGCCTCGATATGGGCATCGCGTTCGATGGAGACGCGGATCGCATGTTTCTGATCGACGATCGTGGCGAGTTTGTCGGCGGCGACATGGTGACCGCGATTGTGGCCCAGCGCATGCTGCGCAAATACCCCGGCTCGGCCATCGTCTACAACCTCATCTGCTCGCGAACTGTCCCCGAGCTGATCGAGCGCGAGGGTGGGCGACCGATCCGCTCGCGTGTCGGCCACTCGTTCATCAAGGCGCTCATGCGCGGGGAAGATGCCGTCTTCGGCGGCGAGCATTCCGGACACTTCTATTTCCGCGATAACTGGTACGCCGATTCGGGCCTGATCGCCTTCCTGACCGTCCTCGAGCTCCTCTCGAACGAGGGCATGTCGGTCAGCGAATACCTTGCGCCGATCGACACACGGTTCCGGTCCGGCGAGATCAACTCCGAAGTCGCCGACGTGGCCGGCACAATCGAGCGCGTTCGCGCCGCGTTCTCTGACGCCGAGATGGACGAGCTGGATGGTCTGACGGTGAGCTACCCGACGTGGTGGTTCAACCTGCGCGCGTCCAACACCCAGCCGCTGCTGCGCTTGAACGTCGAGGCGGACACGCGCCGCCAGCTCGATGATCGTGCCGCCGATGTCCTCGCCATCATTCGCGGGCAGGCCTGA
- a CDS encoding class II aldolase/adducin family protein, whose product MSWSPEVQPFADRVCDSAHKLAAGHAVLSHSLHGNISIRLPEGDRFLLTGGGTLEELKPSDLALLTLDGELLGGHIEPASNEIIQMHAAVYRRRPDVNGVVHTHSPYVTAYAIAHKPIEPTYEAMVRFDINEAVPVAAYGPRGSESSVTNIVDVVSDSNKAVLLANHGLLAFDTTLEKATHLVFVLEEAAQFSLMANVIGGPQPLPMEAIRAAQQRRDEFERAGSLSAAPDDK is encoded by the coding sequence ATGTCATGGTCACCCGAGGTTCAGCCGTTCGCGGACAGGGTATGCGATAGCGCTCACAAGCTTGCCGCCGGGCATGCGGTGCTCTCGCACTCATTGCACGGCAACATCAGCATCCGGCTTCCCGAAGGGGATCGATTCCTGCTGACCGGCGGCGGGACGCTGGAGGAGCTGAAGCCATCGGATCTGGCGCTATTGACGCTGGATGGCGAGCTCCTTGGCGGCCATATCGAGCCAGCATCGAACGAGATCATCCAGATGCATGCTGCCGTCTATCGCCGCCGGCCGGATGTCAACGGCGTCGTCCATACGCACTCTCCATACGTCACTGCCTACGCGATCGCACACAAGCCGATCGAGCCGACCTACGAGGCAATGGTGCGCTTCGACATCAACGAGGCCGTGCCGGTCGCTGCCTATGGTCCGCGCGGCTCTGAGAGTTCCGTCACCAACATCGTCGATGTCGTCAGTGACTCGAACAAGGCTGTGTTGCTCGCTAATCACGGCCTGCTCGCCTTCGACACGACGCTGGAGAAGGCGACCCACCTCGTGTTCGTCCTCGAGGAGGCGGCTCAGTTCAGCCTGATGGCGAATGTCATCGGCGGACCGCAGCCACTCCCGATGGAGGCAATCCGCGCGGCGCAGCAGCGGCGCGACGAGTTCGAGCGCGCTGGCTCCCTCTCGGCTGCCCCCGACGACAAGTAG
- a CDS encoding universal stress protein, translating into MRTVVVPLTDPSQDPDRIAECALPFARELAARNHVRVVLVSVIELPAEIGPLSGSLGVVFSKGLEKWTTDTREYLDAIARTFDTPDVRTVVLHGEVGPQLLMLLDEVRDPVVVMGSHCRRGPRRALVGSVTFHLIHAARCPFLIVPPEFRRLHDPAPIGMHRVLVPLDGAGSGDETLSVLHDVLGDGLRVQLLRVLESSDSAWYYTEIERETLRKKAEATLSGIAQRLREAGNDASTAIVEGKADEEIVRVADDFGAELLAMPTHGRAGLSRLIFGSVAERLANMGHRPLLLIPAAYSSNSNDEAD; encoded by the coding sequence ATGCGAACGGTCGTCGTTCCTCTCACCGATCCCTCGCAGGATCCGGATCGAATTGCTGAATGTGCGTTGCCATTCGCCCGCGAGCTGGCGGCCCGCAATCACGTTCGTGTCGTCCTCGTCAGCGTCATCGAGCTGCCGGCCGAAATCGGCCCGCTCTCCGGCTCGCTCGGGGTTGTGTTCTCAAAGGGCCTGGAGAAGTGGACCACTGACACTCGGGAGTATCTGGACGCTATCGCCCGCACGTTCGACACGCCGGACGTGCGAACAGTCGTCCTCCATGGCGAGGTTGGGCCGCAGCTTCTCATGCTACTCGACGAGGTTCGCGACCCCGTGGTCGTCATGGGGTCGCATTGCCGGCGCGGACCGCGCCGCGCCCTCGTCGGGAGTGTTACGTTCCATCTGATCCACGCAGCCCGCTGTCCGTTCTTGATCGTGCCGCCGGAGTTTCGCCGCCTGCATGACCCAGCGCCAATCGGGATGCACCGTGTGCTCGTGCCACTCGATGGCGCTGGCTCCGGCGACGAGACACTGAGCGTGTTGCACGATGTCCTCGGGGATGGGTTGCGGGTGCAGCTTCTCCGAGTTCTGGAGTCAAGCGACAGTGCCTGGTACTACACCGAGATAGAACGCGAAACGCTCCGAAAGAAGGCGGAAGCCACGCTCTCTGGCATCGCCCAGCGGTTACGCGAGGCAGGCAACGACGCCAGCACCGCCATCGTAGAGGGCAAGGCCGATGAAGAGATCGTCCGCGTCGCGGATGACTTCGGCGCGGAGTTGCTGGCGATGCCCACCCACGGCAGAGCCGGTCTGAGTCGCCTCATATTCGGGTCGGTCGCCGAGCGTCTGGCCAACATGGGGCACCGACCACTGCTGCTGATTCCCGCAGCCTACTCCAGCAACTCCAACGACGAGGCTGACTGA